One part of the Actinotignum schaalii genome encodes these proteins:
- the mvk gene encoding mevalonate kinase: MSQSQSFAFDTQTRIPKVRIGVGRAHGKAILFGEHAVVYGAPAISLPVHVLPVIANATITTGESTISSELYRGPAATAPERLSPVVAAIDAGLDFVAPGSSAHVTIYSDIPYERGLGSSAAVAAAIVSAIADAAGVRLSPAERFLLIQVAERVAHGRPSGMDAHGVVADTVIKFQRPDVTPLIVARPLHVVIGDSGVPGATRQAVGSVRELREKFPAKVEALVARLAGYAADAEMQLATGDWANMGENMWRAHATLAQLGVSSPELDTMVNAAHGAGALGAKMTGGGIGGCVIALAENSAHAKDIAAALSAAGAANAWSTWVEASK, encoded by the coding sequence TTGAGCCAATCGCAATCCTTCGCGTTCGATACCCAAACCCGTATCCCCAAGGTACGCATCGGGGTCGGCCGCGCGCACGGCAAGGCGATCCTATTTGGCGAACATGCCGTGGTCTACGGCGCCCCGGCCATTTCTCTGCCCGTTCACGTGCTTCCCGTCATCGCCAACGCCACCATCACCACCGGCGAATCAACCATCAGTTCCGAACTTTATCGCGGCCCGGCCGCCACCGCCCCGGAGCGCCTGAGCCCCGTGGTCGCCGCTATTGATGCCGGCCTCGATTTCGTGGCCCCGGGCAGCTCCGCCCACGTCACCATTTATTCCGATATTCCTTATGAGCGCGGGCTGGGTTCCTCGGCCGCGGTCGCTGCCGCGATTGTTTCGGCCATCGCCGACGCCGCAGGAGTGCGCCTCTCGCCAGCCGAGCGTTTCCTCCTCATCCAGGTAGCCGAACGGGTGGCCCACGGGCGCCCCTCCGGCATGGACGCCCACGGCGTCGTCGCCGATACTGTTATTAAATTCCAGCGCCCGGATGTCACGCCCCTCATCGTGGCGCGCCCCCTGCACGTGGTGATCGGTGATTCCGGGGTGCCCGGCGCCACCCGGCAGGCCGTCGGTTCGGTGCGTGAGCTGCGCGAAAAGTTCCCGGCGAAAGTGGAGGCCCTGGTCGCGCGCCTGGCCGGATATGCGGCCGACGCGGAAATGCAGCTCGCAACGGGGGACTGGGCGAACATGGGGGAGAATATGTGGCGCGCCCACGCAACCCTCGCGCAGCTCGGCGTCTCCTCCCCGGAACTGGACACGATGGTAAACGCTGCTCACGGCGCCGGGGCGCTCGGCGCGAAGATGACCGGCGGCGGGATTGGTGGGTGCGTCATCGCCCTGGCAGAGAACAGTGCTCACGCGAAAGACATCGCCGCGGCGCTGAGCGCGGCGGGCGCGGCAAACGCCTGGTCCACGTGGGTGGAGGCCAGCAAATGA
- the mvaD gene encoding diphosphomevalonate decarboxylase, with amino-acid sequence MSTARAHPNIALIKYWGKADDELMLPAAPSVSLTLDIFPTTTTARLAPAAQRDRLILNGQEASEKALSRVERVLDVIRAQAGRSEKLLVISDNEAPTGAGMASSASGFAALALAATTEYGMDVNTAHLSRLARRGSGSASRSVISGVALWHAGTDEESFAEEIPAPPLAMVSVVLNTAHKKITSREAMVTTRATSPYYRGWVESTCEMAAQMVEACKAGDMQRIGELTELSALRMHALIMSSEPPIHYLTSASWRVFELARTLRGVGLDVYATADAGPNVVLLTRPELAAEVARHAEALGKVNIAHAGNGAYLMDEPDAHRAVS; translated from the coding sequence ATGAGCACCGCGCGCGCCCACCCGAATATCGCCCTCATCAAATACTGGGGGAAAGCGGATGACGAGCTCATGCTTCCCGCCGCACCTTCCGTTTCCCTCACTCTCGATATTTTTCCGACGACGACGACAGCCCGCCTCGCCCCCGCCGCCCAGCGTGACCGACTCATTCTCAACGGCCAGGAAGCGAGCGAAAAGGCGCTTAGCCGGGTAGAGCGGGTGCTCGACGTTATCCGCGCACAGGCCGGGCGCAGCGAAAAACTGCTGGTCATCAGCGATAACGAAGCGCCAACCGGCGCCGGAATGGCCTCCTCGGCTTCCGGATTCGCGGCCCTGGCGCTCGCGGCCACCACCGAATACGGGATGGATGTAAACACCGCTCACCTCTCTCGCCTGGCTCGGCGCGGTTCGGGGTCGGCGTCGCGTTCGGTTATTAGCGGGGTGGCGCTCTGGCATGCCGGAACAGATGAAGAATCTTTCGCTGAAGAAATCCCGGCCCCGCCGCTGGCCATGGTCTCGGTGGTATTAAACACTGCTCACAAGAAAATTACTTCCCGGGAAGCGATGGTCACCACCCGGGCTACCTCGCCGTACTACCGCGGCTGGGTGGAATCCACCTGCGAGATGGCCGCGCAGATGGTGGAAGCCTGCAAGGCGGGGGATATGCAGCGCATCGGCGAACTCACCGAGCTATCCGCGCTGCGTATGCACGCCCTGATTATGAGCTCCGAACCGCCGATTCATTACCTAACGTCCGCATCCTGGCGCGTTTTTGAGCTGGCCCGCACCCTGCGCGGCGTGGGACTGGATGTGTATGCCACCGCCGATGCCGGCCCGAATGTGGTGCTCCTGACCCGCCCCGAGCTGGCCGCCGAAGTGGCACGCCACGCCGAAGCCCTCGGCAAAGTAAACATTGCTCACGCGGGGAACGGTGCTTACCTTATGGACGAACCGGATGCCCACCGCGCGGTGTCCTAG
- a CDS encoding phosphomevalonate kinase — translation MSEADSVNGADTEQASARIHANAPGKLYIAGEYAVVEAGRPAILIAVNRFIDVVLTPAEGSGLVRSHGNGFAPLYWRHENALPVFDDIGSDYAANAIRTVEALRSERGLEARHYNLDITSGLVEEDGRKYGLGSSAAVTVAIVDVLNRFYDLKLTLEERYKIALLSVLERAPRASGGDIAASTYRGWVYYRSPDRAGLSEYARNHSVTEALSAPAWDPWAVESLPAPAREELLVGWTGLPASTEHLVSGVQARSRGAYFPGFLDEYEDVVERLATQLRTGGHIGAEITAARRLLRQLGASSGITIETERLTHLCDVAAGLGGAAKSSGAGGGDCGIALVGSDVDKDAVYRGWRAGGVEPLNLAVVEG, via the coding sequence GTGAGCGAAGCAGATAGCGTGAACGGAGCAGATACAGAGCAGGCCTCCGCGCGCATCCACGCCAATGCGCCGGGCAAGCTCTACATCGCGGGGGAGTACGCCGTGGTGGAAGCCGGCCGGCCGGCAATCCTTATCGCGGTCAACCGTTTTATCGACGTTGTTCTTACCCCGGCAGAAGGCTCTGGCCTGGTGCGTTCCCACGGTAACGGTTTCGCACCGCTCTACTGGCGCCACGAAAATGCCCTCCCCGTTTTTGACGATATCGGCTCCGATTACGCCGCTAACGCCATCCGCACCGTGGAAGCGCTGCGCAGCGAACGCGGCTTGGAAGCCCGCCACTACAACCTCGATATCACCTCCGGCCTGGTGGAAGAAGACGGCCGTAAATACGGCCTGGGTTCCTCGGCCGCGGTGACGGTGGCCATCGTGGATGTGCTCAACCGTTTTTACGATCTCAAACTCACGCTGGAGGAACGCTACAAGATTGCGCTGCTGTCCGTTCTGGAGCGGGCCCCGCGCGCTTCGGGCGGGGATATTGCTGCCTCCACCTACCGCGGCTGGGTCTACTACCGTTCCCCGGACCGCGCGGGCCTGAGCGAATACGCGCGTAATCACAGCGTGACCGAGGCCCTGAGTGCCCCGGCCTGGGATCCATGGGCGGTGGAATCGCTGCCCGCTCCCGCCCGCGAAGAACTTTTGGTGGGCTGGACGGGCCTGCCCGCCTCCACCGAGCACCTGGTTTCCGGGGTGCAGGCCCGCTCGCGCGGCGCGTATTTCCCCGGTTTCCTGGATGAATACGAGGACGTGGTGGAACGCCTGGCCACCCAATTGCGCACCGGCGGCCACATCGGCGCGGAGATCACCGCCGCACGCCGGCTCCTGCGCCAGCTGGGCGCCAGCTCGGGTATCACCATCGAAACCGAGCGCCTGACTCATTTATGCGACGTCGCCGCCGGGCTGGGGGGAGCTGCCAAATCATCCGGAGCTGGCGGGGGCGACTGCGGGATTGCCCTGGTGGGAAGCGATGTGGATAAAGACGCAGTGTATCGGGGTTGGCGCGCGGGCGGCGTCGAACCGCTGAATCTGGCGGTGGTGGAAGGATGA
- the fni gene encoding type 2 isopentenyl-diphosphate Delta-isomerase has product MNAVHGAGAADASGSRGMGDGAGAQQDTSRAARKDEHVALARAQEIRRNDFDCVAPIHHALGACDVAAVDLSTRVGPFTWPVPFYINGMTGGTEATGRINRVLAIAAREVGVPMASGSASVALDDPATASSFTVIREENPRGFVMGNIGVGRSGADARRVVELLEADALQLHLNAGQEIIMPEGEREFSGWRASVEEIVAQAGVPVIVKEVGFGISRETQRVLADLGVQVVDVGGVGGTDFARVENSRREAREYSYLAGFGQSAALCLLEAEAESGLDLLASGGVRTPLDVVRSLILGARAAGVARQFLELAVQGEEAAVAGLRSWRDQVRALLALLGAQTVSAARQCQVFITGELAERARLRGVDLEAYALRELTHKSSRKATDI; this is encoded by the coding sequence ATGAACGCGGTGCATGGTGCTGGCGCGGCTGATGCGAGCGGTTCGCGCGGTATGGGCGATGGAGCCGGTGCGCAGCAGGATACTTCCCGGGCGGCGCGTAAGGACGAGCATGTGGCGCTCGCGCGGGCTCAGGAGATCCGCCGTAATGATTTTGATTGCGTGGCGCCGATTCATCACGCGCTTGGCGCGTGCGACGTCGCCGCGGTGGACCTGTCCACGCGGGTCGGGCCCTTCACGTGGCCGGTGCCTTTCTATATCAACGGGATGACCGGCGGGACGGAAGCGACCGGGCGCATTAACCGGGTGCTGGCGATCGCGGCGCGGGAAGTGGGCGTGCCGATGGCGAGCGGATCGGCCTCGGTGGCCCTTGATGATCCGGCCACGGCTTCGTCTTTTACCGTGATTCGGGAAGAAAATCCGCGCGGTTTCGTCATGGGCAATATTGGGGTGGGGCGCAGCGGTGCGGATGCTCGGCGAGTGGTTGAGCTTCTGGAGGCCGATGCGCTGCAGCTTCATCTCAATGCCGGGCAAGAAATTATTATGCCGGAAGGCGAGCGCGAATTTTCCGGCTGGCGCGCCTCGGTGGAGGAGATTGTGGCGCAGGCCGGCGTGCCGGTGATCGTCAAAGAAGTGGGATTCGGGATTTCGCGGGAAACGCAGCGTGTGCTCGCGGATCTTGGGGTGCAGGTGGTTGATGTCGGGGGAGTGGGCGGCACGGATTTCGCCCGCGTTGAAAACTCTCGGCGGGAAGCGCGTGAATACTCGTATTTAGCGGGCTTCGGGCAGTCGGCTGCGCTGTGCTTGCTTGAAGCGGAGGCTGAGAGCGGGCTTGACCTGCTGGCCTCGGGTGGGGTGCGCACTCCTTTGGATGTTGTCCGTTCGCTTATTTTGGGGGCGCGTGCGGCCGGTGTGGCTCGCCAATTCCTTGAGTTGGCGGTTCAGGGGGAGGAAGCAGCTGTGGCCGGTTTGCGTTCCTGGCGGGATCAGGTGCGCGCGCTGCTGGCGCTGCTCGGAGCGCAGACGGTCAGTGCGGCGCGGCAGTGCCAGGTGTTTATTACCGGGGAGCTGGCCGAACGGGCCCGGCTGCGCGGCGTCGACCTTGAGGCGTATGCGCTGCGTGAACTAACGCATAAGAGTTCACGTAAAGCAACAGACATATAG
- a CDS encoding type II toxin-antitoxin system RelE/ParE family toxin has product MRARDPDLYAFFLGGPYPRRYPAGLQKQLTRRLQMLNAARNVHDLRQPPGNRLEALSGNLRGYWSIRVNNQWRVVFRWDNEAQEAYDVHFRDYH; this is encoded by the coding sequence GTGAGAGCACGTGACCCTGATCTGTACGCTTTCTTCCTGGGAGGCCCCTACCCAAGGCGTTATCCGGCCGGTTTGCAAAAGCAACTTACCCGGCGCTTGCAGATGCTGAACGCTGCGAGGAATGTGCACGATCTTCGCCAGCCGCCGGGAAACAGACTTGAGGCGCTTTCGGGTAATCTCCGCGGGTATTGGAGTATCCGCGTGAATAATCAATGGCGGGTTGTGTTCCGCTGGGATAATGAAGCACAGGAGGCTTACGATGTCCATTTCCGCGACTACCACTAA
- a CDS encoding HigA family addiction module antitoxin, translated as MSISATTTNQYLSTPGEILKEEFLEPLGITPYRLAKTIGASQTSIGEIISGKRSISVSMAFRLSKALGTTPQFWVNLQRDFDILSFDASEVESINPLVA; from the coding sequence ATGTCCATTTCCGCGACTACCACTAACCAGTATCTTTCGACCCCGGGCGAGATTCTGAAAGAAGAATTTCTTGAGCCTTTGGGGATCACACCTTACCGCCTCGCCAAGACTATCGGGGCATCGCAAACGTCCATTGGGGAGATTATTTCCGGTAAGCGTTCGATCAGTGTTTCTATGGCGTTTAGGTTATCGAAGGCCCTCGGAACAACCCCGCAGTTTTGGGTGAATTTGCAGCGTGATTTTGACATTCTCTCTTTTGACGCATCTGAAGTTGAGAGTATTAATCCGCTTGTTGCCTAA
- a CDS encoding helix-turn-helix domain-containing protein, which yields MELVNDYTLAVGQQVKKYRTHQGLTREALAAMAQLPLDAVVKLESGMGDVEGAVLYQLSVALGVSIESLLSLADVSDKVSYATCSGIDKSDVEKMRDAALGYFADLELVSSAS from the coding sequence ATGGAGTTGGTGAATGATTACACCCTGGCGGTAGGCCAGCAGGTTAAAAAATATCGCACTCACCAGGGGCTTACGCGCGAAGCACTTGCGGCAATGGCGCAGCTTCCGCTCGATGCCGTAGTGAAGCTTGAATCTGGGATGGGTGATGTTGAGGGAGCTGTTCTCTATCAGCTCTCGGTCGCTCTCGGTGTGAGCATAGAAAGCCTTCTTTCGCTCGCTGATGTCAGTGACAAGGTCAGCTATGCCACTTGTTCCGGGATAGACAAATCGGATGTGGAGAAGATGCGGGATGCCGCGCTCGGCTATTTTGCAGATCTTGAATTGGTGTCAAGCGCAAGTTAG
- a CDS encoding AAA family ATPase — translation MAGNPFTPTAGATPPVLVGRKNLIQEFEDSLADGPGAPARLSLVTGNRGVGKTALLNAFRDKARAHGWQTIDETAEAGFIERIANQLVSKRRQLTGVSLPGGVSVELSEDRHALDFRTILTRELEKPFFRKGLLITLDETQAGSIEELRTLGTTMQHMIRENRDIALVMAGLPSVLSILHRDKVISFLRRATPMQLKDVSLKLVADSFRQVFDSNKREVADEAIELMAEATRGYPYMIQLVGYQTWQQARDSEVITCEHAKEGAAAALRRLGNTIHGWRHSYEMSHRGASFLNWISAR, via the coding sequence ATGGCGGGTAATCCATTCACGCCAACTGCGGGCGCAACACCTCCTGTTTTGGTTGGTCGGAAGAACCTCATTCAAGAGTTCGAGGACTCCTTGGCTGATGGCCCTGGCGCGCCTGCCCGTCTCTCGCTCGTTACGGGCAATAGGGGCGTGGGGAAAACGGCGCTCCTGAATGCGTTTCGGGACAAAGCGAGAGCTCACGGTTGGCAGACAATTGACGAAACAGCGGAAGCCGGTTTTATTGAGCGCATCGCCAACCAGCTGGTCTCCAAGCGCCGGCAACTAACCGGGGTCAGTCTTCCCGGAGGCGTGTCAGTAGAGCTGAGCGAAGATCGGCACGCCCTGGACTTTCGGACAATCTTGACGAGGGAGCTCGAAAAACCCTTCTTCCGAAAAGGACTGCTCATAACGCTTGACGAAACTCAGGCCGGCAGCATCGAAGAGCTTCGCACCCTGGGCACGACGATGCAGCATATGATTCGCGAAAACCGCGATATTGCACTGGTTATGGCTGGCCTGCCATCTGTTTTGTCCATTCTGCACCGGGACAAGGTCATTTCTTTCCTCCGTAGGGCGACTCCGATGCAGCTCAAGGACGTTTCATTAAAGCTCGTCGCCGATTCTTTCAGACAGGTTTTTGATAGCAACAAACGTGAGGTTGCTGATGAGGCTATTGAGCTCATGGCAGAGGCGACTCGTGGATACCCCTACATGATCCAACTCGTCGGCTACCAAACTTGGCAGCAGGCTCGGGATAGTGAGGTTATTACATGCGAGCACGCTAAAGAAGGTGCAGCGGCAGCGCTGCGGCGGCTGGGGAATACCATCCACGGCTGGCGTCATTCTTATGAGATGTCCCACAGGGGTGCTTCTTTCCTCAACTGGATTTCTGCGCGGTGA
- a CDS encoding transporter substrate-binding domain-containing protein: MAIAQTSRIRRRVLGGLSALAALTMALTGCSSPDLSGSGDSAGTAAGSGAGAESATVGARTPEQIKEAGSIRIGTFADKAPFGSLVGKNTYEGYDIVYGDRLGKDLGVKVEWVPVDASSRVEFLKSGKVDVILANFTVTPERAAQVDFANPYMKVSFGAVSSAKEPVRSEAELANKNIIIVKGTSQDAWITANHPEWKVTKYEQYTEATNALTDGRGDVWITDNTEALAFTEQNKDFVTGIASFGEESTIAAAVQQGNTELRDWINNNLVDLGKENFFHKDFEQTLAPVYGTAISPDELVIEGGAR, from the coding sequence GTGGCAATTGCACAAACCTCACGTATTCGTCGTCGCGTCCTGGGTGGGCTGTCCGCCCTGGCGGCGCTCACCATGGCCCTTACCGGGTGCTCCAGCCCGGATCTCTCCGGCTCGGGTGATTCCGCCGGGACCGCCGCCGGTTCCGGGGCCGGCGCGGAGAGCGCCACCGTGGGGGCCCGCACCCCTGAACAGATCAAAGAAGCCGGCTCGATTCGCATCGGCACCTTCGCGGACAAGGCACCTTTTGGCTCGCTGGTTGGGAAAAACACCTACGAAGGCTACGACATCGTTTACGGTGACCGCCTCGGTAAAGACCTGGGTGTCAAGGTTGAGTGGGTCCCTGTGGATGCCTCCTCGCGCGTGGAATTCCTCAAGTCCGGGAAAGTCGATGTCATCCTCGCGAACTTCACGGTGACTCCGGAACGCGCCGCGCAGGTGGACTTCGCCAACCCCTACATGAAGGTCTCCTTCGGTGCCGTCTCCAGCGCGAAGGAGCCGGTGCGTTCGGAAGCGGAGCTCGCGAATAAAAATATTATTATCGTCAAGGGCACCAGCCAGGATGCGTGGATTACCGCGAACCACCCGGAATGGAAGGTAACCAAGTACGAGCAGTACACCGAGGCTACCAACGCCCTCACCGACGGGCGCGGCGACGTGTGGATCACGGATAACACCGAAGCCCTCGCCTTCACCGAACAAAACAAGGATTTCGTGACCGGGATCGCCTCCTTCGGGGAAGAGTCCACCATCGCTGCCGCCGTGCAGCAGGGGAATACCGAGCTACGCGACTGGATCAATAACAACCTCGTGGATCTCGGCAAGGAAAACTTCTTCCACAAGGACTTCGAGCAGACCCTCGCCCCGGTTTACGGCACCGCGATCTCTCCCGACGAACTCGTCATCGAGGGAGGGGCTCGCTAA
- a CDS encoding amino acid ABC transporter permease, whose product MDLSVLSEAWPLYLQAMLVTLRIGAIGVAASLLLGWVCAALAHFRVPIARQLVAIYIELSRNTPLLVQLFFLYFGLPKIGLTLTGESCAIIGLTFLGGSYMAEAFRSGLESVPRIQRESALALGLTLRQALTRVLLPQAVAVAMPALTANIIFLIKETSVVYVVAVPDLMYLAREHMGLQSTTQEALLLLTVCYTIILLPIALGARWLEGRMRRYAAVR is encoded by the coding sequence ATGGATCTATCAGTACTGAGCGAAGCGTGGCCCCTGTACCTGCAGGCCATGCTCGTCACGCTCCGCATCGGCGCCATTGGCGTGGCCGCCTCCCTCCTCCTCGGCTGGGTATGCGCGGCGCTCGCGCATTTCCGGGTGCCTATCGCGCGCCAGCTCGTAGCCATCTACATCGAGCTCTCGCGCAATACCCCGCTCCTTGTCCAGCTCTTCTTCCTCTATTTCGGCCTCCCGAAAATCGGCCTCACCCTCACCGGGGAAAGCTGCGCGATTATCGGGCTGACCTTCTTGGGTGGCTCCTATATGGCGGAAGCTTTCCGGTCCGGCTTGGAATCAGTGCCGCGCATCCAGCGCGAATCGGCCCTCGCTCTCGGACTCACCCTCCGCCAGGCCCTCACCCGGGTCCTGCTCCCGCAGGCCGTCGCCGTGGCGATGCCAGCACTCACCGCGAATATTATTTTCCTCATTAAGGAGACCTCGGTGGTGTACGTGGTTGCCGTTCCGGACCTCATGTACCTGGCCCGCGAACACATGGGCCTGCAATCCACCACGCAGGAAGCACTGCTTCTCCTCACGGTGTGCTACACGATTATTCTGCTCCCCATCGCCCTCGGGGCGCGCTGGCTGGAAGGGAGGATGCGCCGCTATGCTGCCGTTCGCTAA
- a CDS encoding amino acid ABC transporter permease, whose product MLPFANVTLASVSAYFTTTHGTLASLPARFTSAPAPTVPTNGGEGWRPLLDPENLSLLFQGLWVSVRIALIAMALSLVCGTLLGLVMDARSRLVRFLTRAYVEVLRIIPQVVLLFIVYFDSTRTFHLDMSGELAAIIVFTLWGTAEMGDLVRGAIAAVPAHQYESARALGLSTRQLQRHVILPQAIRQLIPLTVNLTTRMIKTTALVSLIGVIEILKVAQSIIDRERFDYPDAALWIYGAVFLIYFVVCYAISAYSRHLERKLAL is encoded by the coding sequence ATGCTGCCGTTCGCTAACGTCACCCTCGCTTCCGTATCCGCGTATTTTACGACGACGCACGGCACCCTCGCCTCCCTGCCCGCTCGCTTCACCTCCGCACCCGCGCCCACCGTCCCGACGAACGGTGGGGAAGGTTGGCGCCCGCTCCTCGACCCGGAGAATCTTTCCCTGCTCTTCCAAGGATTGTGGGTCTCGGTGCGCATCGCCCTCATCGCGATGGCGCTGTCCCTTGTGTGTGGCACACTCTTGGGCCTGGTCATGGACGCGCGCTCGCGCCTGGTCCGGTTCCTCACCCGCGCCTACGTGGAGGTGCTGCGCATCATCCCGCAGGTGGTGCTCCTCTTCATCGTCTATTTCGATTCCACCCGCACCTTCCACCTCGATATGTCCGGTGAGCTCGCCGCGATTATCGTTTTCACCCTGTGGGGGACGGCGGAGATGGGGGACCTGGTGCGCGGCGCCATTGCCGCCGTCCCCGCCCACCAATACGAATCGGCCCGCGCGCTGGGGCTCTCCACCCGCCAGCTCCAGCGCCACGTGATTCTTCCGCAGGCCATCCGCCAGCTCATTCCCCTCACCGTCAATCTCACAACCCGCATGATTAAAACGACAGCGCTCGTCTCCCTCATCGGCGTCATCGAAATCCTCAAAGTTGCCCAGTCGATTATCGACCGGGAACGCTTCGACTACCCGGATGCCGCCCTGTGGATCTACGGCGCGGTCTTCCTCATCTACTTCGTGGTCTGCTACGCGATCTCCGCATATTCACGCCACTTGGAAAGGAAACTAGCACTATGA
- a CDS encoding amino acid ABC transporter ATP-binding protein: MTSPAYSQPLDPELASGSHALSAASVPSSHALGGASTPSPHALDAASAPSPLAVRGAAGHAQTLRLVDVDKTYPNGVHALQGVSLEVAPSEVVVVVGPSGCGKSTLLRTINGLEDIQSGSISYGEQNLAEPGTDWTAARARIGMVFQNYELFPHLSVLENLLLAPRVVRKAPAGPTRERARALLERVGLASRADARPSQLSGGQKQRVAIVRALMMEPEVLLLDEITASLDPEMVREVLDVVLELAGGGMTMLLVTHEMSFARAIADRVVFMDAGKIVEIDSPERFFTNPSSERARAFLKTFVFEPVD, encoded by the coding sequence ATGACAAGCCCGGCATATTCCCAGCCCCTCGACCCTGAACTCGCCTCCGGCTCGCACGCCTTAAGCGCCGCATCCGTTCCCAGCTCGCACGCCCTAGGCGGTGCATCCACCCCCAGCCCGCACGCCCTAGACGCCGCATCCGCCCCCAGCCCGCTCGCTGTGCGCGGCGCGGCCGGGCATGCACAAACGCTGCGTTTAGTGGACGTTGATAAAACCTATCCGAATGGCGTGCATGCCCTCCAAGGTGTCTCGCTTGAGGTGGCGCCTTCCGAAGTTGTCGTCGTCGTCGGCCCATCCGGATGCGGCAAATCTACGCTGCTGCGCACCATCAACGGACTGGAGGATATCCAATCCGGAAGCATTTCGTACGGCGAGCAGAACCTCGCGGAACCGGGCACGGACTGGACCGCGGCGCGTGCCCGCATCGGGATGGTTTTCCAAAACTACGAACTGTTCCCGCACCTGTCCGTCCTCGAGAATCTGCTCCTGGCCCCGCGGGTGGTGCGCAAGGCGCCCGCGGGCCCCACGCGGGAACGCGCCCGGGCGTTGCTGGAACGCGTCGGGCTGGCGAGCCGCGCCGATGCGCGCCCCAGTCAGCTCTCCGGCGGGCAAAAACAGCGGGTGGCGATTGTGCGCGCGCTCATGATGGAGCCGGAGGTGCTGCTCCTGGACGAAATCACCGCTTCGCTGGATCCGGAGATGGTGCGCGAGGTGCTCGACGTGGTCCTCGAGCTGGCCGGCGGCGGGATGACGATGCTGCTCGTCACCCACGAAATGAGTTTCGCGCGGGCGATCGCGGACCGCGTGGTCTTTATGGACGCCGGGAAAATCGTGGAAATTGATAGTCCCGAGCGTTTCTTCACTAACCCCTCCTCGGAGCGCGCCCGCGCCTTCCTCAAGACATTCGTTTTTGAGCCGGTAGACTGA
- a CDS encoding hydroxymethylglutaryl-CoA reductase gives MTDSRITPDSHTPIPTKWVGPIHISGPVLSGAVEVPLATYETPLWPSCNRGADVSRMVEGGIRVCVADERMSRSVLFIADDAAAALRAVTEIAARRSEWERVVAGQSRFARLLDIHPEVVGNLLFVRFEFSTGDASGHNMATQAAEALMGAILAVCPELDYGSISGNYCIDKKPSAVNGILGRGRRTIADIFIPDDVIARRLRSDAHRIAELNYRKNWVGSTLAGAVRSANAHYANMLLAVYLATGQDAANIVEGSQGFTHVEEREGGLYVSCTLPHLIVGTVGNGKDLPGIEAVMERMDLADRSRPAGENSRRLAAMIAATVLCGELSLLAAQTNPGELMHAHRKFERGGAPAPANSASVNSVSVNGVPAGQLGGSAGEQHSRGEED, from the coding sequence GTGACTGACTCGAGAATCACCCCGGACTCGCACACGCCCATCCCCACCAAATGGGTGGGCCCCATTCACATCTCCGGCCCCGTCCTCAGCGGCGCCGTGGAAGTCCCGCTCGCCACCTACGAAACGCCGCTGTGGCCTTCGTGCAACCGCGGCGCGGACGTCTCGCGCATGGTGGAGGGCGGCATCCGCGTGTGCGTGGCCGATGAGCGCATGTCCCGTTCTGTGCTTTTTATTGCCGACGACGCCGCGGCGGCTCTCCGCGCCGTCACCGAAATCGCGGCGCGGCGCTCCGAGTGGGAGCGGGTGGTGGCCGGGCAGTCGCGCTTCGCGCGCCTGCTGGATATCCACCCCGAAGTGGTGGGGAATTTGCTTTTTGTGCGTTTCGAATTCTCCACCGGGGATGCCTCGGGCCACAATATGGCCACCCAGGCCGCCGAAGCACTCATGGGCGCGATATTGGCGGTGTGCCCGGAGTTGGACTACGGCTCCATTTCCGGCAATTACTGCATTGATAAGAAACCCTCCGCCGTCAATGGGATTCTGGGGCGCGGGCGGCGCACCATCGCCGATATTTTTATTCCGGATGATGTGATCGCCCGGCGGCTGCGCAGTGATGCGCACCGGATTGCCGAATTGAATTACCGCAAGAACTGGGTGGGCTCCACGCTGGCCGGGGCGGTGCGGTCGGCGAATGCCCACTACGCCAATATGCTGCTGGCGGTCTACCTGGCCACCGGGCAGGACGCCGCCAATATTGTGGAAGGCTCCCAGGGTTTCACCCACGTGGAAGAACGCGAAGGCGGGCTTTATGTGTCTTGCACCCTCCCGCATCTCATTGTGGGGACGGTGGGCAATGGCAAGGACCTGCCGGGAATCGAAGCGGTGATGGAGCGCATGGACCTGGCGGATCGCAGCCGGCCGGCCGGGGAAAATTCCCGACGCCTGGCAGCCATGATCGCCGCCACCGTGCTGTGCGGGGAGCTATCCCTGCTGGCCGCGCAAACTAACCCGGGCGAGCTCATGCACGCGCACCGTAAATTTGAACGCGGCGGGGCACCCGCGCCGGCCAATAGTGCTTCTGTGAACAGTGTTTCCGTGAACGGTGTTCCGGCAGGGCAGCTCGGCGGCTCGGCGGGTGAACAGCATTCACGTGGTGAGGAGGACTAA